Below is a window of Picosynechococcus sp. PCC 7002 DNA.
CTACATCCGCTAAACATACTGAGCTGCGCCAGTTGGTCCGAAGCCAATTGTTGCTTTTGCTGGAATCGAATAATTTGCAAGGGGCTAAATCGCTACTTGTGCCCGTACAACCCGTTGACATTGCCGAAGCGATCGAAGATTTACCAGAATCGATGCAGGTCATTGCTTTCCGCCTGCTTTCTAAAGCGGAGGCCATCGAAGTCTATGAATATCTAGATTCATCGGTGCAGCAGGCCCTCATTCAAAAATTTAAGCGCCAGGAAGTGCGGGAAGTCGTTGACCAAATGTCCCCCGATGACCGGGTGCGTCTTTTCGATGAATTGCCCGCGAAGGTTGTCCGGCAGCTCCTGGAGCAGCTCAGCCCCGAGGAGAGACAGGCGACAAATCTTTTGCTTGGTTACGAGGAAGATACCGCTGGCCGGGTAATGACCCCGGAGTATATTTCCCTCAAAGAAACCTTTACCGTTTCAGAAACCATCGAGCGGATTCGGCAACAGGCCAGCAAATCGGAAATTATCTACTACCTCTATGTCACTAACGCGTCCCGGCAACTGGTAGGCATTGTCTCCCTACGGGATCTCGTTGTTTCAGAGCCGGATTTACCGTTGTCAGAGATTATGACCAGGGATGTGGTCTCGGTTCACACAGATACTGACCAAGAGGAAGTGGCGCGAACGATTCAACGGTATGACCTACTCGCTTTACCTGTGGTGGATCGAGAAGATCGTCTGGTGGGGGTCGTTACGGTGGACGATGTAATCGACATTATTGAACGGGAAGCCACGGAAGATATCTATGCGTTGGGGGGGCTGCAAACGGATGGTGATAATTATTTCCAGATGAATCTGTGGACGGTGGCCAGGCAGCGGGTTGTGTGGTTGTTTGTGTTGCTGATTACGAATACCTTTACGGGCTGGATTATTAGCTCCCAGCAGTCGCTCTTGGAACAGGTGGTAATTTTGGCGGCATTTATTCCGCTTTTGACGGGGACTGGGGGAAACGTAGGGGCGCAGTCTTCGACGGTGGTAATTCGGGGTTTGAATACGGAAGATTTGAACGATCTGGGGCCAGCGAAGGTAGTCGGACGGGAGGCGATCGCCGGGGCATTATTAGGGGCGATCCTGGGGATTGTGGTGATTGTTTGGGCCTACTTTCTCCAGGGAAATCTGGCGGTGGCCATTTCGGTGGGGATCAGTTTGGTGGCGATCGCCGTGCTGGCATCGGTGGCTGGCTCCTCGCTACCATTTTTGTTTCGATACCTAGGGTTAGACCCGGCCCTAATGTCGGCACCCTTTATTACAACGGCGGTGGACGTGATTGGGGTTTTGATTTACTTTAATATCGCCCGCATGATGTTGAGGTTATGATAAGGCGAACGCACCCGTGAGGAGGGTCATGTTTTGATGGGGAAAAAGCAGCAATGGTTGGAATTTGCAGAATTGGGTTTGCTGCTGCTGGTTTTCTTGGCGTGGATCTGGGATGTGATTCAAGGCGACGGTAATTCGACAGCTTCATTAGTCATATTCCTGCTCTGGATCACCCTAGGGCTAAATTTTTTTAACCGCATTGCCCATCAACGACACCAGCGGCGACAAATCCTGGGCATGGTGCGCAGCCTTGAGCAACGTTTACAAGGTCAGTTTCAAGGGCAACTGCAACCCCTCACTGAACAAATTCGCCAAGTGAGCCAAATCAATGCCAGCCTGGCCCAAATCGAAACAGATGGAGAAATGCAAACCTATCTGCGCAGTTTAGAAAAAGCCCTAACCAATGTGGTGCAGTATCTCAATGAAGCTGTCTTGGATGAACGACTCACGAATTTAGAACAGGAATTTTTACGGCAGCAACCTACCCCAGCCGCAAAATCTCCAGCCATCGCCCAAGCAGTTGCCGATGATCTAAAACCAGAGGCGATCGCCGATCCTTGGGCCACGGAAACACTCCCCGCTCCAGAACCACCCGCAGCACCGCAACCCAAGCAGCAATGGCAGTTAGTCGCTACTATCCCAGCCCACCGAGATTGTGTGAGTGCTTTAGCCTTTAGTGCCGATCAAAAATTTCTCGCGAGTGGCAGTTGGGATCATCAGTTGAAACTCTGGCGCGTAGACGATCAAAAGCAAATTTCCCAAGTGACCGCCCACGAACAGGGTCTTTTAAATCTAGCATTCATCCCCCCTGTGACCGGAGCCAAGGCGGAGACAGAACAAATAGAAACATTGGCGATCGCCAGTAGTAGTTTTTCACCGGAAGTTAACCTTTGGCACCTCGATCAAAGCCAAGCGGTGCCCCAACTCACGCTCCAAAAATCCCTGGAGGGACACCAAGGGGCCGTTTATGCCATGGCTTTGACTGGCCAACAAACACTCATCACCGGGAGTCATGATCAGACCCTGCGCCAGTGGCAACTTCAGGCTGGTAGCGTTTATCAACAAACCCTTGATCTCAACGATCAGATTCAGGCGATCGCCCTGGCCCCCCAAGAAAACCTCTTTATCAGCGGTGGCACAGAAGGCATCCTCAAGTTTTGGCGCACCACGGATCATCGCTTACTCGGTAGTTTAAAAAATGATCCCCCCGCAGCCATTGCGGCGATCGCCATCCGCACCGATGGTAAATTGTTTGCTTCTGCTGGCGAACATGGCCTGATCCATCTGTGGCAAGTGGATCTCAATCATCTAGAGGTTTTACCAGAAACTGTGCCTTGCTTCACCCTCGAAGCCCACGAAAAGCCGATTACTCAGCTTCTCTTTAGTCGTCAAGGTCATTTTCTCCTGAGCAGTAGCGTCGATGGCACGATTAAAATTTGGCAGTTAGGCATCACTGAGCCTTTGACGACGTTAAATTTCAACACCCCAGACCAAGAAGATCATGTGCGTTTGCTGTCCCTAGCCCTCACTGCCGATGGGCGTACCCTCGCGGCGGGCGGTTCCGATGGCACGATCAAAATTTGGCAGCAAGTTTAATCAGATTTCATTCACCATAGTCAGCCAGGGAAATTATCCACCGTTAAAGATTGATTCCGTGAGAAACAACAGGCTAGGCTAGATCCACTGTTTTTGTGCGGGTAGCTAACGTGAAGCGCGTAATTTTAATTCTGTTGACGATTATTACCCTGGTGCCGCTCCTGTCTTCGTTGTGGGCCAGTTTCCAGGAACCGCAGATCCAGGGCCGCCTCGAACTGTATCAAACCAACTTGGTGCTTCAGGCCGCAGAGTACGATCCCAATTCTACGGCTACTACCTCCCCTGAGGCGATCGCCACCCTCGTGACCCAACTGACGGGCCAAGATCCCTACAGTAGTGCGATCGCCCAGTATAAAAAAGTGCTCAGTAGTAGTGAAGCCCGCCAAAAACTCCTCACAGACTCCACAGAAACAAGCGCTGCTCAAACCCAGGCGACCAAAAAGGCGATCGCCGAAACCGCCACTTTAATCGATGAACTCCAGCTCAGACTCGGAATTTTGTATGCCAGTCGCGGCAAGCTCGAACAAGCACAACAGCGATGGGAAGCCATTTCCGGAGAAGAATCTGATGGTTTGGCCCAAACTTTAGCGCCCCTCTGGCTTAACTCCCAAGCTCCCACCGACCCAAACGCTTTAACTCAAACAGAGCTTGAAACCTGGTTCGAGCAACAAAATCTCCAAAAGCTATACCAAATTCAAGACAATCGTCCGGCACAACAGCAACTCCAGCAACAAATACAACAGAATGCGCAACGGGCTTTTTTAAAATTAACGGTCATTACCGTCTTGCCCTTTAGTGTGGGTCTTTTTGGCTTGGGTTTTCTCATCTTTTTGGGCGTTCAAGCTTTCCGGAAGCAGGAAGCAGCCCTTTTGCACATTGATGATCAAGCGACTTGGAACACCCCCTGGAATGGAGAAATTATCTGGCAAGTTTTTATCGTCGGCTTCTTTCTCGTCGGTCAAATTATTTTGCCCCTTGCTTTACCCATCGCCCTCCAGGCCTTTAGCATCGATGCCACCGCTTGGACAGTCCGTGAAAAAGCTGTTTATACCCTCATCACCTATTCACTGATGGCGATCGCTGGTTTAATCGTTCTAGCGGCTTCGGTTTGGGAATTTCGGCCCCTCCCCCAGGGCTGGTTTCAGGTGAAATGGCTGGATAACTGGACGGTATGGGGATTTGGAGGCTACATGGTGGCCTTGCCGCTGGTGTTACTCGTTTCCCTACTCAATCAACAAATTTGGCAGGGTCAGGGGGGCAGTAATCCGATTTTGTTTCTCGCCCTCAAAGCCCAGGATCAGGTGGCTTTAACGATTTTCTTTTTGACGGCCTCGGTGATGGCTCCCCTTTTTGAGGAAATTATGTTCCGAGGTTTTCTATTACCTTCTCTAACCCGCTATGTCCCAGTGTGGGGCAGCATTATTCTCAGTGCGTTTTTGTTTGCGATCGCCCATATGAGTTTGTCGGAAGTTCTACCCTTGATGACCCTGGGCATTATTTTGGGATTCGTTTATGTTAAATCCCGCAACTTGCTGGCACCGATGCTTCTCCATAGTTTGTGGAACAGCGGCACTCTATTGAGTTTGTTTATTCTCGGTAGTTAGGTAGGGTTGCCCTCGGTGGGATTTTCCCGCAGCCAAGTTTCTAACTCTGCGGCTGACTCAAACCCAAATAGGCGATCGCTTAGGGCATCCAGTTGAGTTAGATTCAGGGCCTGGATTTGTGGGGCGAATCCTGAAACTTGCTCCGGGAAGCGTTGCTGAACAAATCGCAAAATCAACTTGCAAGCCTCCTCCTGTCGTCCTTCCTGGCGGCCTTGCTGTAGACCTTCTTCCATCCAAGACGTGACAATTCGCAGTACCTGGGCTTCCTCCTGGGGCTGAATTCGGTGTAGTTCCTGCTCAAAGACCTGCTGTTCTGCCATATTTAACCTCAGATAGGTATCCACAAAACCCGACAACAAATGAATTCTGGCCGAATCTAAACGAAGCGTCACAATCATCCGTAAACATTCTAACTTGACCTTTGGGCGTTCCTCTGAGCTAAAGTTCATCTTTGCCATCAGAGCGGCGGCAACGGGATTTGGTTGGCGGAGAAAATCGCGCCACGGCAAGCGGTTCAATTGAATAGTCTGGAAAGAAAAACTGAGAATTTCCTTGGAAGGAAACGCCACCGAAAAAGTTTCCGGTTCTAGCCTCTGGGGAGAGCGGTAAGAAAATAAGGCAATGGGGTAAATGGGTAAACGATACTTTTCGTACAACCGCGCAAAATAGAGAAACATCCGTTCCGCAAAATCTGCTTGGGAGGTTGCTTGATTTTCAACGTGTACGAGAAAACAAGTCTCTTGGCCGCGAAAGTGAAGTTTCGCCACAATATCTACATTGCGACGCGTTTGGCCAGGTAGGTCATTGAAAACTTCTTGGGTAAGAAAAGTTAAGGAGTTCTGCTCGGCTGTTTCGAGGATTTCCGGCGCAAAAAGGGCGAGAAAATCCCAGAAAAAGGTCGTCAGCAACTCCTTAAACAACAAATCATGATCGATGGTTTGGGTCATGATTCAACCGGAAAACCAAGGTAAAAGCAGTCTAAATTTCGTCGGGGATTACCCATTTGGGGGGTTCCATCATTTTCTTGAGGCGCGCTGCTTCGGCGATTTCGTGCATTTTGTCGATGGAGACGGTCTGCACAAATTCGCTGGCTTGGGCCGCATATTCTTTGTTGGGGCAGTCTTCCCCTAGGATGCAACCATTGACGCACTCAACGGCACAGTTTACGGTTTGACTCATTTTTCGCTCAAGGAGTTGAAGGTGTGTTGCTTTGTAGTGTAACGGTTTCAGCCTCAGCCACCACCAACAATGGTGACAATTTCTAGGCGATCGCCTGCTTGAATCAAGGTATGCTCCCACCGCTGACGGTGCAAAATTTCGCCGTTATATTCCACTGCCACAAGGCGTGGATTCATGCCCAATTGCTCAAGACAGCGGGGTAGAGATAGTTCACTTGCAATGGTTTTTAGTTCACCATTCACCCAAACATCGATCATTTTATGCAGTGGCCTCCTCAAGGTTTTGTAGGGTTTGTTGGCGGTGTAATTGGGCTGCAAAAAACTGGGCTGTCAGGGTTGGCTCTGCACTCTGCATCAACGCCCGCACCACTGCAACCCGTTCGGCTCCAGCTGCCAGAACCTCGCCGAGATTTTCGGTGTCAATGCTCCCGATGGCAAACCAGGGTACAGGACAAGTTTCCCTGGCATAGCTGACATAACTGTGACCCGCAGCGGCTTTCCCTGGTTTGGTGGGGGTTTCGTACACGGGGCCAACGCCGACATAATCCGCCCCTTCTCTCAATGCTTTTTCGAGTTCCTGGGGATTGGTGGTGGAACGGCCAATAATTTTATCGGGGCCAATGAGTTGGCGGGCAGTGGCAATGGGTAAATCCGTTTGGCCGAGGTGAACGCCGTCGGCATCCACAGCTAGGGCAAGATCCACACGGTCATTGACGAGAAATAGAGCATGGTAGCGATCGCATAATTTTTTCAGGGCGATCGCATTGGCAAAACGCTGTTCATCGGGGGTTTCTTTGTCGCGGTATTGGACGATTTCAACGCCCCCCTGGAGGGCCGCTTCGGTCACTGCCAACAGTTCTTCGTGGGGAGAAGTCACCAAATAAAGTCGTGCTTTTTCGAGACGTTGTTTGAGTTGGGGGCTAAAGAGTTGACTTTCGAGGGTATAGACCTGATACCGCATCTGTTTACAGGCGATCGCCATCTCTGTTTTGTAGAGTTTGGCGTATTCTTCGAGCACCCGGAGCGCTTCTTCGACCCGACAAAGATTGGCCCGGAGTAAATGGTTGAGGTCGGTGCGAGTTTCTTCCTGGGGATGGCTGAGGCTGGTGCCTACATCGTTGGGGGTATCCCGTGCGGCGCGCAATTCGTCGTGGTGCCATTGGGCCAGGGTTTGGCGCATTTCCTTGCAACGGGCGGCCAGTTCAGCATGGTTCAGGCCAAATCGAAACCATTCTTCAACAATGCGCAGTCCCTCCCTAGCTCGGTCAAGGTTGGCATCGAGGATGCGAAAAATAGCGGTGGTATCGGTGGAGGCAGGTTTAACCATGGTGACGGCGCACAAAACAGAATCGGCAGGCAAATTCTTACTTTATCGCATCTCCTAGGGGATCTCTGGATTTTGCCCCGGAGACAGGCGATCGCCTTTTAGAATACAGTAGTAACCCTGTGTTATTTTTTGTTGCCCAAGGCCATGGCCCTTCGTACCGTACCGCGACCCTTGCTTGACTCCGCTGATTTTTTAGATATTGCCTCCTTCACCTACCCCATTGTAGAAACGTTCCATTCCATCCAGGGGGAAGGCTTTTGGTGCGGCACCGCAGCTTTTTTTATTCGCCTCGCCGGTTGTGATGTGGGTTGCCCCTGGTGCGACACCAAAATTTCCTGGAATCCGAAACGTCATCCCCAAGTTTCCGTTGGTCAATTAAAAGAGCAAGTACAAACTGCCCAGCCGAAGATCATTGTCATTACGGGGGGGGAACCTTTGATGCACGACCTCTATCCTTTGACGACGGGTTTAAAAGAAACGGGGATTCCCCTCCACCTAGAAACCTCCGGTGCCCATCCCCTCAACGGTCACTTTGATTGGCTGACCCTTTCGCCAAAACCCTTTAAAGCGCCATTGCCGGAAATTTACGATCATGTCAGTGAATTAAAAGTCGTGATCGATCAAGCCACCGATTTCCAGTGGGCGGAATCCCAAGTCCAAAAAATTGCCGCAAATATTCCCAAATATCTCCAACCCCAATGGGAAAATCCCGCCAGCCAGAGTCTCATTTTCGACTATATCCTGGCCCATCCTGAATGGCGTCTCGGTCTGCAAACCCATAAGTTTTTGGGGGTGCGCTAGATGAAACGGGCTGTTGTTTTACTCTCCGGTGGCTTGGATTCGGCTACCAGTGCCGCCCAGGCGATCGCCGATGGCTATGAAGTGTTTGCCCTTTCCTTTCGCTATGGTCAAAAACATAGCCGGGAATTGGTCGCCGCCCAGAAAATTGCCGAACATTTAGGGATCACCGAGCATTTCATCATGGATGTGAATTTGTCCCAGTGGGGCGGCTCTTCCCTAACCGACGTTAACCAAGCGATTCCCCAAAGTGGTGTCCAGACAGGAGATATTCCCTCGACCTATGTCCCCGGTCGTAATACAGTATTTTTGGCGATCGCCCTTTCTCTCGCTGAAGCAAAACAAGCCGAAGCGATCTACCTGGGGATCAATGCCGTAGACTATTCCGGTTATCCTGACTGTCGCCCCGAATATCTCGCCGCCTACCAGAAGTTAGCGGATCTCTCTTCCAAAGTTGGCATTGAAGGTCACGCACCCCAATTGGTTGCGCCCCTTGTGCTTGACACCAAAGTAGAAATTATCCAAAAGGCCGTAAAGTTGGGCGTTCCCATCGCCGCAACCTGGTCTTGTTACCAAGGGGGAGAACATCCCTGCGGCTTATGTGACTCCTGCCGGATTCGGGATGAAGCCCTGATCAAAGCCGGTTATCCAGAGCTAACGAGCCAGAACATTCAAAAATAGCCAAACAAAAACCCCCAGACCGAAACCGAGGGTTTGAAAAATCAGTGCTGGCCAAATTTAAGCTGCCTGCATCAGGAGATCGTCGAGTTTGCCTTGGTACTCTAGTTCATGGAGATCATCGCAACCACCCACGTGCTGATCGTTAATAAAAACCTGGGGGAGGCTACTGCGGCCATTGGCCCGTTCTGTCATGGCCTCCCGCGCTTGGCGATCGCCATCAATGCAATACTCTGTATATTCCACTTGTTTACTGTCGAGGAGATGCTTGGCCCGGATACAAAAAGGACAGGTGCTCCAAGTATAAATTTCAACGGTTGCAGCCATAATTTGGATTTTTCTGAAATGTAACAATTTATTTCAAGTTTAACGTTTCCTGGGCCTAAAAGCGGCGATGCCCTTTTCTCTCTGTAGGGAAATTTGAGCAAGCTTAAGGGCCAAAATTCCCTGTTTTTGCCATAAAATCGACAATTTATTTTCGTTATAAACTTCTTCCGCTACACTGGGAGGCTAGCCTTTTTCTCGGACTGCCATGGTTGCCGAATCGATCCAATACATCACAGAAAATCCGATTTTTACGTTTATTCTGCTGCTGTTGGTCTCTCTGACCATTCCCCCTATTTTTGAACGGCTGAATTTACCTGGTTTGGTGGGCTTACTCTTTGCAGGGATTATCCTTGGTGAAAACGCCCTCGGTCTCCTCGACTCAGAGAGTGAAACCATGGTTTTGTTCTCGGAAGTGGGCAAAATTTACCTGATGTTTGTGGCCGGATTGGAAATTAATTTGGCGGAGTTTCGGAAAACCCAAGATCGCTCCATTGGCTTTGGTTTTCTGACATTTATTGTGCCGTTAACGATGGGAACGGTGGTCGGCCTAAGTTTCGATTTTGGTTGGAATGCGGCAATTCTTATTGGATCTTTATTGGCTTCCCATACGTTGCTGGGTTACCCAATTATTAACCGTTTGGGGATTCTCAATAATGAGAGTGTAACGGTCACGATTGGCGCGACGATTTTTACGGACATTGCGGCTCTTTTGGTGCTGGCGATCTGTGTGTCGATTCACCAGGGCGATTTTTCTACGGCTTCTTTGGTCTTGCAACTGGCGTTATTGGTGGGCTACGGAGCTTTGGTACTCTTCGGTCTGTCCTGGCTTGGTCGAGAATTTTTCCAGCGCAATGGGGATGAAGAGGGCAATCAATTTCTATTTATTTTGCTGGCTGTCTTTCTCGCGTCAGTGGGGGCCCAGGTGATCAATGTGGATAAAATTGTGGGGGCTTTTTTGGCGGGTTTAGCGGTCAATGATGTGGTCGGCAAAAGCCCGGTAGAGGAAAAAATCGAATTTGTCGGCAGTACGCTATTTATTCCATTCTTCTTTGTGGGGATGGGGTTATTGCTCGATATTCCGGCATTTATTAATAATTTGCTCTATGAGTTTCCCCTCACGTTTTCGATTGTGGGTGGGTTGTTGTTGTCTAAATTTATCGCGGCGGCGATCGCCAAACAGATTTATCGTTATAGCTGGGCCGAAACCCTCACGATGTGGTCGTTGTCGATCCCCCAGGTGGCGGCAACCCTGGCGGCGGCCTTGGTTGGTTTCCGGGTGGGACTGATCAGCGAATCAGTATTTAATGCGGTGATTGTGCTGATGCTAGTCACTTCGATGCTGGGGCCGGTGTTAACCCGTCGTTTTGGTCGTTTATTACCCAGTAGTGGCAAGGATATTGCCCTGACAACGGTTAAGGTGTCGCCATCGACGGATCGGTTCAAAATTGTTGTACCCATTGCTAATCCCAGCACCAAGGATTATTTACTCGAAGCGGCAGGGCTTTTAACCCGCATTCGTCAAGGGGTTGTGATGCCTGTGTCGATTGTGACGGGCCACGCCCACATGGATGATCCGGCAGTGATGACGGGGATCGACCGGAGTCAAAGCTTACTCCAAGAGGCGATCGCCCAGGGGGAGCAACTGCAAATTACAATGCAACCAAAAATTCGCATCG
It encodes the following:
- the mgtE gene encoding magnesium transporter; translated protein: MTTSAKHTELRQLVRSQLLLLLESNNLQGAKSLLVPVQPVDIAEAIEDLPESMQVIAFRLLSKAEAIEVYEYLDSSVQQALIQKFKRQEVREVVDQMSPDDRVRLFDELPAKVVRQLLEQLSPEERQATNLLLGYEEDTAGRVMTPEYISLKETFTVSETIERIRQQASKSEIIYYLYVTNASRQLVGIVSLRDLVVSEPDLPLSEIMTRDVVSVHTDTDQEEVARTIQRYDLLALPVVDREDRLVGVVTVDDVIDIIEREATEDIYALGGLQTDGDNYFQMNLWTVARQRVVWLFVLLITNTFTGWIISSQQSLLEQVVILAAFIPLLTGTGGNVGAQSSTVVIRGLNTEDLNDLGPAKVVGREAIAGALLGAILGIVVIVWAYFLQGNLAVAISVGISLVAIAVLASVAGSSLPFLFRYLGLDPALMSAPFITTAVDVIGVLIYFNIARMMLRL
- a CDS encoding WD40 repeat domain-containing protein, which codes for MGKKQQWLEFAELGLLLLVFLAWIWDVIQGDGNSTASLVIFLLWITLGLNFFNRIAHQRHQRRQILGMVRSLEQRLQGQFQGQLQPLTEQIRQVSQINASLAQIETDGEMQTYLRSLEKALTNVVQYLNEAVLDERLTNLEQEFLRQQPTPAAKSPAIAQAVADDLKPEAIADPWATETLPAPEPPAAPQPKQQWQLVATIPAHRDCVSALAFSADQKFLASGSWDHQLKLWRVDDQKQISQVTAHEQGLLNLAFIPPVTGAKAETEQIETLAIASSSFSPEVNLWHLDQSQAVPQLTLQKSLEGHQGAVYAMALTGQQTLITGSHDQTLRQWQLQAGSVYQQTLDLNDQIQAIALAPQENLFISGGTEGILKFWRTTDHRLLGSLKNDPPAAIAAIAIRTDGKLFASAGEHGLIHLWQVDLNHLEVLPETVPCFTLEAHEKPITQLLFSRQGHFLLSSSVDGTIKIWQLGITEPLTTLNFNTPDQEDHVRLLSLALTADGRTLAAGGSDGTIKIWQQV
- a CDS encoding type II CAAX endopeptidase family protein — encoded protein: MKRVILILLTIITLVPLLSSLWASFQEPQIQGRLELYQTNLVLQAAEYDPNSTATTSPEAIATLVTQLTGQDPYSSAIAQYKKVLSSSEARQKLLTDSTETSAAQTQATKKAIAETATLIDELQLRLGILYASRGKLEQAQQRWEAISGEESDGLAQTLAPLWLNSQAPTDPNALTQTELETWFEQQNLQKLYQIQDNRPAQQQLQQQIQQNAQRAFLKLTVITVLPFSVGLFGLGFLIFLGVQAFRKQEAALLHIDDQATWNTPWNGEIIWQVFIVGFFLVGQIILPLALPIALQAFSIDATAWTVREKAVYTLITYSLMAIAGLIVLAASVWEFRPLPQGWFQVKWLDNWTVWGFGGYMVALPLVLLVSLLNQQIWQGQGGSNPILFLALKAQDQVALTIFFLTASVMAPLFEEIMFRGFLLPSLTRYVPVWGSIILSAFLFAIAHMSLSEVLPLMTLGIILGFVYVKSRNLLAPMLLHSLWNSGTLLSLFILGS
- a CDS encoding DUF4351 domain-containing protein; the protein is MTQTIDHDLLFKELLTTFFWDFLALFAPEILETAEQNSLTFLTQEVFNDLPGQTRRNVDIVAKLHFRGQETCFLVHVENQATSQADFAERMFLYFARLYEKYRLPIYPIALFSYRSPQRLEPETFSVAFPSKEILSFSFQTIQLNRLPWRDFLRQPNPVAAALMAKMNFSSEERPKVKLECLRMIVTLRLDSARIHLLSGFVDTYLRLNMAEQQVFEQELHRIQPQEEAQVLRIVTSWMEEGLQQGRQEGRQEEACKLILRFVQQRFPEQVSGFAPQIQALNLTQLDALSDRLFGFESAAELETWLRENPTEGNPT
- the thiS gene encoding sulfur carrier protein ThiS yields the protein MIDVWVNGELKTIASELSLPRCLEQLGMNPRLVAVEYNGEILHRQRWEHTLIQAGDRLEIVTIVGGG
- a CDS encoding thiamine phosphate synthase, with amino-acid sequence MVKPASTDTTAIFRILDANLDRAREGLRIVEEWFRFGLNHAELAARCKEMRQTLAQWHHDELRAARDTPNDVGTSLSHPQEETRTDLNHLLRANLCRVEEALRVLEEYAKLYKTEMAIACKQMRYQVYTLESQLFSPQLKQRLEKARLYLVTSPHEELLAVTEAALQGGVEIVQYRDKETPDEQRFANAIALKKLCDRYHALFLVNDRVDLALAVDADGVHLGQTDLPIATARQLIGPDKIIGRSTTNPQELEKALREGADYVGVGPVYETPTKPGKAAAGHSYVSYARETCPVPWFAIGSIDTENLGEVLAAGAERVAVVRALMQSAEPTLTAQFFAAQLHRQQTLQNLEEATA
- a CDS encoding 7-carboxy-7-deazaguanine synthase QueE, whose product is MALRTVPRPLLDSADFLDIASFTYPIVETFHSIQGEGFWCGTAAFFIRLAGCDVGCPWCDTKISWNPKRHPQVSVGQLKEQVQTAQPKIIVITGGEPLMHDLYPLTTGLKETGIPLHLETSGAHPLNGHFDWLTLSPKPFKAPLPEIYDHVSELKVVIDQATDFQWAESQVQKIAANIPKYLQPQWENPASQSLIFDYILAHPEWRLGLQTHKFLGVR
- the queC gene encoding 7-cyano-7-deazaguanine synthase QueC, encoding MKRAVVLLSGGLDSATSAAQAIADGYEVFALSFRYGQKHSRELVAAQKIAEHLGITEHFIMDVNLSQWGGSSLTDVNQAIPQSGVQTGDIPSTYVPGRNTVFLAIALSLAEAKQAEAIYLGINAVDYSGYPDCRPEYLAAYQKLADLSSKVGIEGHAPQLVAPLVLDTKVEIIQKAVKLGVPIAATWSCYQGGEHPCGLCDSCRIRDEALIKAGYPELTSQNIQK
- the grxC gene encoding glutaredoxin 3; protein product: MAATVEIYTWSTCPFCIRAKHLLDSKQVEYTEYCIDGDRQAREAMTERANGRSSLPQVFINDQHVGGCDDLHELEYQGKLDDLLMQAA
- a CDS encoding cation:proton antiporter domain-containing protein, with amino-acid sequence MVAESIQYITENPIFTFILLLLVSLTIPPIFERLNLPGLVGLLFAGIILGENALGLLDSESETMVLFSEVGKIYLMFVAGLEINLAEFRKTQDRSIGFGFLTFIVPLTMGTVVGLSFDFGWNAAILIGSLLASHTLLGYPIINRLGILNNESVTVTIGATIFTDIAALLVLAICVSIHQGDFSTASLVLQLALLVGYGALVLFGLSWLGREFFQRNGDEEGNQFLFILLAVFLASVGAQVINVDKIVGAFLAGLAVNDVVGKSPVEEKIEFVGSTLFIPFFFVGMGLLLDIPAFINNLLYEFPLTFSIVGGLLLSKFIAAAIAKQIYRYSWAETLTMWSLSIPQVAATLAAALVGFRVGLISESVFNAVIVLMLVTSMLGPVLTRRFGRLLPSSGKDIALTTVKVSPSTDRFKIVVPIANPSTKDYLLEAAGLLTRIRQGVVMPVSIVTGHAHMDDPAVMTGIDRSQSLLQEAIAQGEQLQITMQPKIRIDDDVAAGISRVAREENANLILMGWGKTEGLKARLLGTLIHNVCWSAHCPVAVVRLLDDPKNLRRIMVPFKGISAQNLQIVQFAELLAIANQAEVTVFHVCETWMTKDQRNLLKADLENALQNAGITTKMQIRIIRYHDVAKAILHDAKDFDLVILHSTRYRTAGGLAVGDVTTKISSQIQTSVVIFNEL